The Clostridiales bacterium FE2011 sequence TGCTCTTTCCTGGGCCAGCGCCGGCGGTCTAGGCTTCCGCGGAAGCAAGAAGTCTACGCCCTTCGCTGCTCAGATGGCCGCTGAAACCGCCGCCAAGGCCGCTATGGAATACGGTCTGCGCACGGTTGAAGTGTATGTCAAAGGCCCCGGTTCCGGACGCGAAGCCGCTATCCGTTCTCTTCAGGCCGCCGGTCTGGATGTGAACATGATCAAGGACGTGACGCCCA is a genomic window containing:
- the rpsK gene encoding 30S ribosomal protein S11; this translates as MAPKQKLKKATRKRRERKLVERGAAHIRSSFNNTIVTITDTQGNALSWASAGGLGFRGSKKSTPFAAQMAAETAAKAAMEYGLRTVEVYVKGPGSGREAAIRSLQAAGLDVNMIKDVTPIPHNGCRPPKRRRV